One part of the Kwoniella dendrophila CBS 6074 chromosome 5, complete sequence genome encodes these proteins:
- a CDS encoding 1-pyrroline-5-carboxylate dehydrogenase produces the protein MPTYPPGSAERKAIDEALVEMKKQMPFEVPCVINGKEIKTGNKLKQLTPDSVNTAPLCEYHAATPELVTEAIEGAVKVQKAWAATSWYDRATIFLKAAALVSGKYRNQLIAATMLGQGKNVWQADIDAIAELADFFKFSVKLVDDGYKNQPLITPDDAVNRIEYRPLEGFVLAVSPFNFTAIGGNLVTVPSILGGVCVWKPSPMATYANYLTHKILLEAGVPGSVIQFVPGDAPQIVDQCLSHRDFAALHFTGSTDVLRSLWTKIGSQMTTYRSYPRIIGETGGKNFHLIHKSADIKATVIHCIRSGFEYCGQKCSALSRLYIPRSLYEAGWLDEFVKQTKEIKVGPVTDHVNFTGPVINEASFDRILKLINQAKEEGGKILAGGSGDKSQGYFVEPTIILTEDPHSLTMKKEVFGPVVTAYVYEDDKWAETCDLIDNTTDYALTGSVFSNDRAALAEASELLRNAAGSLGSGTNDKSGTWAHFSRFVSARTIKENFGADPTDFRHPSNLA, from the exons ATGCCAACTTATCCACCTGGTTCAGCGGAACGAAAAGCTATAGATGAAGCTTTggtggagatgaagaagcaaatGCCATTTGAAGTACCTTGTGTGattaatggtaaagaa ATCAAAACCGGTAACAAATTGAAACAACTCACACCTGATTCAGTCAACACCGCTCCATTATGTGAATACCACGCTGCTACACCAGAACTCGTCActgaagctattgaaggaGCTGTCAAAGTACAGAAAGCTTGGGCTGCTACATCATGGTACGACCGAGCCACCATTTTCCTCAAAGCTGCAGCTCTTGTATCAGGAAAATACAGAAACCAGCTTATCGCTGCTACTATGCTTGGTCAGGGAAAGAATGTATGGCAAGCAGATATCGATGCTATTGCAGAG CTCGCCgatttcttcaaattctccGTTAAATTAGTAGACGATGGATACAAAAACCAACCTTTAATCACCCCTGATGATGCCgtaaa CCGAATCGAATACCGACCATTAGAAGGTTTCGTTCTTGCTGTTTCACCATTCAACTTT ACCGCTATTGGTGGTAACCTTGTCACTGTTCCTAGTATCTTAGGTGGTGTTTGTGTATGGAAACCATCTCCTATGGCTACATACGCAAACTACCTTACCCACAAAATCCTTCTCGAAGCTGGTGTACCAGGTAGTGTTATTCAATTTGTTCCA GGTGATGCTCCTCAAATCGTCGATCAATGTTTGTCGCACCGAGATTTCGCTGCTTTACACTTCACCGGATCAACAGATGTTTTAAGATCATTATGGACCAAGATCGGATCTCAAATGACCACCTACAGATCATACCCAAGAATTATCGGTGAAACTGGTGGTAAAAACTTCCACCTTATCCACAAATCAGCCGACATCAAAGCTACCGTCATTCACTGTATCAGATCAGGATTCGAATACTGTGGTCAAAAATGTTCAGCCCTCAGTAGATTGTATATCCCCAGAAGTTTATACGAAGCTGGATGgttagatgaatttgttaaacaaaccaaagaaatcaaagttgGTCCAGTTACCGATCACGTCAACTTCACCGGTCCTGTCAT TAACGAAGCTTCATTCGACCGAATCTTGAAACTCATCAACCaagccaaagaagaaggaggtaaAATCCTTGCCGGTGGTTCAG GTGACAAATCCCAAGGTTACTTTGTTGAACCAACCATCATCCTTACCGAAGATCCTCATTCACTCACCATGAAGAAGGAAGTCTTCGGTCCAGTCGTTACTGCATACGTTTacgaagatgataaatgGGCTGAAACCTGTGACTTGATCGACAACACCACTGACTACGCCTTGACCGGTTCGGTATTCTCTAACGACCGGGCTGCTCTTGCCGAAGCTTCTGAACTTCTTAGAAATGCTGCTGGTAGCTT AGGTTCAGGTACTAATGATAAATCTGGTACATGGGCTCATTTCTCCCGTTTCGTC TCTGCACGAACCATCAAAGAAAACTTTGGTGCCGATCCTACGGATTTTAGACACCCATCTAACTTGGCATAG